The Acipenser ruthenus chromosome 37, fAciRut3.2 maternal haplotype, whole genome shotgun sequence genome has a window encoding:
- the LOC117397688 gene encoding cGMP-dependent protein kinase 1-like isoform X2: protein MSARLCTSWKGKVEVTKDGLKLCTMGPGKVFGELAILYNCTRTATVKALTHTKLWAIDRQCFQTIMMKTGLIKHAEHMEFLRSVPSLQELQEDVLSKLADVLEETHYDEGDYIIRQGASGDTFFIISKGKVSVTQQKLANEEPVFLCTLSRGDWFGEQALKGEDVRTASVVAADDVTCLVIDRESFKQLIGGLEDVNSRVYESAEAKAKFEAEAAFFSSLDFSDFQIVNTLGVGGFGRVELVQLKSDESQTFAMKILKKQHILDTRQQGHILSEKHIMQETHCGFIVRLYRTFRDRKYLYMLMEACLGGELWTILRDRGSFDDATTRFYTACVVEALSYLHCRSIIYRDLKPENIILDQRGCAKLVDFGFAKKIGYGKKTWTFCGTPEYVAPEIILNKGHDISADYWSLGILMYELLSGSPPFSESDPMKTYNIILRGIDMVEFPKKITKNAANLIKRLCRDNPSERLGNQKNGVKDIQKHKWFEGFNWEGMRKGTLTPPIIPSVSSPLDTSNFDCFPEDSEDPPPDEDSGWDAEF from the exons CCCTGACTCACACCAAGCTGTGGGCGATCGACCGGCAGTGCTTCCAGACCATCATGATGAAGACTGGCCTCATTAAGCATGCAGAGCACATGGAGTTCCTGCGGAG TGTCCCCTCACTTCAGGAGCTGCAGGAGGATGTTCTGAGTAAACTGGCTGATGTCTTGGAAGAG ACTCATTATGACGAGGGAGATTACATCATCAGGCAGGGAGCCAGTGGTGACACGTTCTTCATCATCAGCAAGGGGAAG GTGAGCGTCACACAGCAGAAACTGGCCAATGAGGAGCCTGTGTTTCTCTGTACTCTGTCCCGGGGGGACTGGTTTGGAGAGCAGGCACTCAAGGG agagGACGTGAGAACAGCGAGCGTTGTTGCTGCAGATGACGTGACGTGTCTGGTGATCGACAGAGA GTCATTCAAGCAGCTGATTGGTGGTCTGGAAGATGTCAACAGCCGAGTTTATGAGAGCGCTGAGGCAAAAGCCAA GTTCGAGGCAGAAGCAGCTTTCTTCTCCAGCCTGGATTTCTCTGATTTCCAGATTGTCAACACGCTCGGGGTCGGGGGCTTTGGACGAGTTGAACTG GTGCAGCTGAAGAGCGATGAGTCCCAGACCTTCGCCATGAAGATCCTAAAGAAGCAGCACATCCTGGACACCAGGCAGCAGGGCCACATCCTGTCAGAGAAGCACATCATGCAGGAGACGCACTGCGGCTTCATTGTCAG GCTGTACCGCACCTTTCGAGACAGGAAGTACCTTTACATGCTGATGGAGGCGTGTCTGGGGGGCGAGCTGTGGACCATCCTGAGGGACAG GGGATCGTTTGATGACGCAACAACGCGCTTCTACACGGCTTGTGTGGTCGAGGCGTTATCCTACCTGCACTGTCGCAGTATCATCTACCGGGATCTGAAACCAGAAAATATCATCCTGGACCAAAGGGGCTGTGCCAAACTA GTTGACTTTGGCTTTGCAAAGAAGATTGGTTATGGAAAGAAAACGTGGACTTTCTGCGGCACTCCAGAGTACGTGGCCCCTGAAATCATCCTAAACAAGGGCCACGACATCTCGGCGGATTACTGGTCCCTGGGCATCTTGATGTACGAGCTGCTAAGCGGCAG TCCTCCTTTTTCAGAGTCGGACCCAATGAAAACTTACAATATCATCCTCCGCGGGATCGACATGGTGGAGTTTCCAAAGAAAATCACAAAGAACGCAGCGAATCTCATCAAGAGACTGTGCAG GGATAACCCCTCTGAGAGGCTGGGGAACCAGAAGAATGGAGTCAAGGAcatccagaaacacaa GTGGTTTGAAGGGTTTAACTGGGAGGGGATGAGAAAGGGCACGCTGACGCCCCCCATCATCCCGAGT GTCAGCAGCCCTCTTGATACAAGCAATTTCGACTGCTTCCCTGAGGACAGCGAGGACCCGCCCCCTGACGAGGACTCGGGCTGGGACGCAGAATTTTGA
- the LOC117397688 gene encoding cGMP-dependent protein kinase 1-like isoform X3, with protein sequence MKILKKQHILDTRQQGHILSEKHIMQETHCGFIVRLYRTFRDRKYLYMLMEACLGGELWTILRDRGSFDDATTRFYTACVVEALSYLHCRSIIYRDLKPENIILDQRGCAKLVDFGFAKKIGYGKKTWTFCGTPEYVAPEIILNKGHDISADYWSLGILMYELLSGSPPFSESDPMKTYNIILRGIDMVEFPKKITKNAANLIKRLCRDNPSERLGNQKNGVKDIQKHKWFEGFNWEGMRKGTLTPPIIPSVSSPLDTSNFDCFPEDSEDPPPDEDSGWDAEF encoded by the exons ATGAAGATCCTAAAGAAGCAGCACATCCTGGACACCAGGCAGCAGGGCCACATCCTGTCAGAGAAGCACATCATGCAGGAGACGCACTGCGGCTTCATTGTCAG GCTGTACCGCACCTTTCGAGACAGGAAGTACCTTTACATGCTGATGGAGGCGTGTCTGGGGGGCGAGCTGTGGACCATCCTGAGGGACAG GGGATCGTTTGATGACGCAACAACGCGCTTCTACACGGCTTGTGTGGTCGAGGCGTTATCCTACCTGCACTGTCGCAGTATCATCTACCGGGATCTGAAACCAGAAAATATCATCCTGGACCAAAGGGGCTGTGCCAAACTA GTTGACTTTGGCTTTGCAAAGAAGATTGGTTATGGAAAGAAAACGTGGACTTTCTGCGGCACTCCAGAGTACGTGGCCCCTGAAATCATCCTAAACAAGGGCCACGACATCTCGGCGGATTACTGGTCCCTGGGCATCTTGATGTACGAGCTGCTAAGCGGCAG TCCTCCTTTTTCAGAGTCGGACCCAATGAAAACTTACAATATCATCCTCCGCGGGATCGACATGGTGGAGTTTCCAAAGAAAATCACAAAGAACGCAGCGAATCTCATCAAGAGACTGTGCAG GGATAACCCCTCTGAGAGGCTGGGGAACCAGAAGAATGGAGTCAAGGAcatccagaaacacaa GTGGTTTGAAGGGTTTAACTGGGAGGGGATGAGAAAGGGCACGCTGACGCCCCCCATCATCCCGAGT GTCAGCAGCCCTCTTGATACAAGCAATTTCGACTGCTTCCCTGAGGACAGCGAGGACCCGCCCCCTGACGAGGACTCGGGCTGGGACGCAGAATTTTGA
- the LOC131706854 gene encoding long-chain-fatty-acid--CoA ligase 1-like isoform X1 — protein MLDSAEFRDASGLGGFTSSEYFDILALLCEISSMQIQELLKSLGAQGSLRFPDFEEIRKYVHSLSTSSLIGLGAFATLTAYWLATRPRPIRAPCDLEHQSVPVQGDPSCRRSALLKDETLLDFYYKDTKTAYEMFQRGLQISGEGPCLGFRKPKGPYEWISYKEVSDQAEFLGSGLLHRGCLPSPDQFIGVFAQNRPEWVVAELACYTYSMTVVPLYDTLGEEAMVHILNIAEISMVICDKPEKAGTLLTNVEQSLTPGLKTIILMNSCDAALLERGRNCGVEILQFRDIMEQGRQNHKAPVPPRPEDLAVVCFTSGTTGKPKGAMITHGNIASNTSSVIKILEGSFVIRQEDVTISYLPLAHMFERMIQVSMFCHGARVGFYQGDIQLLMDDIKTLKPTFFPVVPRLLNRIYDKILGSVASPLRRAVLQYAVRWKQAELSSGIVRNNSFWDLLLFNRIQASLGGNLRFILTASAPISPSVLTFLRAVLGCLIFEGYGQTECTAGCTFSMPGDWTAGHVGAPLPCALVKVVDIEEMNYLASNGEGEICIKGPSVFQGYLKDAEKTSEALDSQGWLHTGDVGKWLPNGALKIIDRKKHMFKLSQGEYIAPEKIENVYLRSAALLQVFVHGDSLQSHLIGIVVPDPEVFTGWAQEKGIVGSYDELCRNQEVKKAILEDLTRLGKEAGLKSFEQVKDLYVHPEMFSICNGLLTPTMKARRADIRKRFQGQISRLYSKSAF, from the exons ATGCTGGACTCTGCCGAGTTTAGAGATGCAAGCGGACTAGGAGGATTCACCAGCAGTGAATATTTTGACATACTTGCTTTACTTTGTGAAA TCAGCAGCATGCAGATCCAGGAGTTGCTGAAGAGTCTGGGGGCCCAGGGCAGCCTGCGATTCCCAGACTTTGAGGAGATCCGAAAGTACGTCCACAGCCTGTCCACATCGTCTCTGATCGGGCTGGGTGCCTTCGCCACTCTCACTGCTTACTGGCTGGCCACGCGACCACGGCCCATCCGGGCACCATGCGACCTGGAGCATCAGTCTGTACCAGTGCAG GGAGACCCCAGCTGCCGGAGGTCGGCTCTTCTGAAGGATGAGACTCTGTTGGACTTTTACTACAAGGACACGAAGACGGCCTACGAGATGTTCCAGAGGGGGCTGCAGATCTCAG GTGAAGGACCCTGCCTCGGGTTCAGGAAACCCAAAGGTCCCTACGAGTGGATCTCCTACAAAGAG GTTTCGGACCAGGCTGAGTTTTTGGGCTCGGGCCTCCTGCACAGAGGCTGTCTGCCTTCTCCAGACCAGTTCATCGGGGTCTTCGCACAGAACCGACCCGAG TGGGTGGTTGCTGAGCTGGCCTGTTACACTTACTCCATGACTGTGGTCCCTCTGTATGACACTCTGGGTGAAGAGGCGATGGTGCACATTCTCAATATCG CGGAGATCTCCATGGTGATCTGTGACAAGCCTGAGAAGGCGGGGACTCTGCTGACCAATGTGGAGCAGTCTCTGACCCCCGGCCTCAAAACCATCATCCTCATGAACTCGTGCGATGCCGCCCTGCTGGAGAGGGGGAGGAACTGCGGGGTGGAGATACTGCAGTTCCGTGACATCATG gAACAAGGTCGTCAGAATCACAAAGCCCCGGTC CCCCCACGGCCCGAGGATCTAGCTGTGGTGTGCTTTACCAGTGGAACCACAG GCAAACCCAAAGGGGCGATGATCACTCACGGGAACATAGCGTCCAACACCTCGTCTGTGATCAAGATCCTGGAG GGTTCATTTGTGATCCGCCAGGAAGACGTCACCATTTCATACCTGCCGCTCGCTCACATGTTTGAAAGGATGATCCAG GTCTCCATGTTCTGCCACGGCGCCCGAGTCGGGTTCTATCAGGGCGATATCCAGCTTCTCATGGACGACATCAAGACCCTCAAGCCAACCTTCTTCCCCGTGGTGCCTCGGCTTCTCAACAGGATCTATGACAAG ATCCTGGGAAGCGTCGCCTCCCCTCTGAGGAGGGCTGTCCTGCAGTATGCAGTACGATGGAAGCAGGCAGAGCTGAGCAGCGGCATTGTGAGGAACAACAGCTTCTGGGACCTGCTGCTCTTCAACAGGATCCAG GCCAGTCTGGGTGGAAACCTGAGGTTTATATTAACCGCGTCGGCACCCATCTCCCCCAGCGTGCTCACCTTCCTCCGGGCTGTGCTGGGCTGCTTG ATATTCGAAGGTTATGGGCAGACTGAGTGCACTGCCGGCTGCACCTTCTCCATGCCAGGAGACTGGACTGCAG GTCACGTCGGCGCCCCGCTGCCCTGTGCCTTGGTGAAAGTGGTGGATATCGAGGAGATGAACTACCTGGCATCAAACGGAGAGGGGGAG ATCTGTATTAAAGGGCCCAGCGTGTTTCAGGGCTATCTGAAGGATGCAGAGAAGACGTCCGAGGCGCTGGACTCACAGGGCTGGCTGCACACGGGGGACGTGGGGAAATGGTTACCG AACGGAGCCCTGAAGATCATCGACCGGAAGAAGCACATGTTCAAGCTGTCGCAGGGCGAGTACATCGCCCCCGAGAAGATCGAGAACGTGTACCTGCGCAGCGCGGCCCTGCTGCAGGTGTTTGTGCACGGAGACAGTCTGCAG TCTCATCTTATCGGAATAGTTGTTCCCGACCCAGAAGTGTTTACTGGCTGGGCCCAGGAAAAGGGAATTGTGGGATCGTACGATGAGCTCTGCAGGAATCAG GAGGTGAAGAAGGCAATCCTGGAAGACCTGACAAGACTCGGGAAGGAAGCCGGGCTCAAGTCCTTCGAACAG gtGAAAGATCTTTACGTTCATCCAGAAATGTTCAGCATCTGCAACGGGCTCCTCACCCCGACCATGAAAGCCAGACGGGCCGACATCCGGAAGCGGTTCCAGGGTCAGATCAGCAGGCTGTACTCCAAGTCTGCCTTTTAA
- the LOC131706854 gene encoding long-chain-fatty-acid--CoA ligase 1-like isoform X2, translating to MQIQELLKSLGAQGSLRFPDFEEIRKYVHSLSTSSLIGLGAFATLTAYWLATRPRPIRAPCDLEHQSVPVQGDPSCRRSALLKDETLLDFYYKDTKTAYEMFQRGLQISGEGPCLGFRKPKGPYEWISYKEVSDQAEFLGSGLLHRGCLPSPDQFIGVFAQNRPEWVVAELACYTYSMTVVPLYDTLGEEAMVHILNIAEISMVICDKPEKAGTLLTNVEQSLTPGLKTIILMNSCDAALLERGRNCGVEILQFRDIMEQGRQNHKAPVPPRPEDLAVVCFTSGTTGKPKGAMITHGNIASNTSSVIKILEGSFVIRQEDVTISYLPLAHMFERMIQVSMFCHGARVGFYQGDIQLLMDDIKTLKPTFFPVVPRLLNRIYDKILGSVASPLRRAVLQYAVRWKQAELSSGIVRNNSFWDLLLFNRIQASLGGNLRFILTASAPISPSVLTFLRAVLGCLIFEGYGQTECTAGCTFSMPGDWTAGHVGAPLPCALVKVVDIEEMNYLASNGEGEICIKGPSVFQGYLKDAEKTSEALDSQGWLHTGDVGKWLPNGALKIIDRKKHMFKLSQGEYIAPEKIENVYLRSAALLQVFVHGDSLQSHLIGIVVPDPEVFTGWAQEKGIVGSYDELCRNQEVKKAILEDLTRLGKEAGLKSFEQVKDLYVHPEMFSICNGLLTPTMKARRADIRKRFQGQISRLYSKSAF from the exons ATGCAGATCCAGGAGTTGCTGAAGAGTCTGGGGGCCCAGGGCAGCCTGCGATTCCCAGACTTTGAGGAGATCCGAAAGTACGTCCACAGCCTGTCCACATCGTCTCTGATCGGGCTGGGTGCCTTCGCCACTCTCACTGCTTACTGGCTGGCCACGCGACCACGGCCCATCCGGGCACCATGCGACCTGGAGCATCAGTCTGTACCAGTGCAG GGAGACCCCAGCTGCCGGAGGTCGGCTCTTCTGAAGGATGAGACTCTGTTGGACTTTTACTACAAGGACACGAAGACGGCCTACGAGATGTTCCAGAGGGGGCTGCAGATCTCAG GTGAAGGACCCTGCCTCGGGTTCAGGAAACCCAAAGGTCCCTACGAGTGGATCTCCTACAAAGAG GTTTCGGACCAGGCTGAGTTTTTGGGCTCGGGCCTCCTGCACAGAGGCTGTCTGCCTTCTCCAGACCAGTTCATCGGGGTCTTCGCACAGAACCGACCCGAG TGGGTGGTTGCTGAGCTGGCCTGTTACACTTACTCCATGACTGTGGTCCCTCTGTATGACACTCTGGGTGAAGAGGCGATGGTGCACATTCTCAATATCG CGGAGATCTCCATGGTGATCTGTGACAAGCCTGAGAAGGCGGGGACTCTGCTGACCAATGTGGAGCAGTCTCTGACCCCCGGCCTCAAAACCATCATCCTCATGAACTCGTGCGATGCCGCCCTGCTGGAGAGGGGGAGGAACTGCGGGGTGGAGATACTGCAGTTCCGTGACATCATG gAACAAGGTCGTCAGAATCACAAAGCCCCGGTC CCCCCACGGCCCGAGGATCTAGCTGTGGTGTGCTTTACCAGTGGAACCACAG GCAAACCCAAAGGGGCGATGATCACTCACGGGAACATAGCGTCCAACACCTCGTCTGTGATCAAGATCCTGGAG GGTTCATTTGTGATCCGCCAGGAAGACGTCACCATTTCATACCTGCCGCTCGCTCACATGTTTGAAAGGATGATCCAG GTCTCCATGTTCTGCCACGGCGCCCGAGTCGGGTTCTATCAGGGCGATATCCAGCTTCTCATGGACGACATCAAGACCCTCAAGCCAACCTTCTTCCCCGTGGTGCCTCGGCTTCTCAACAGGATCTATGACAAG ATCCTGGGAAGCGTCGCCTCCCCTCTGAGGAGGGCTGTCCTGCAGTATGCAGTACGATGGAAGCAGGCAGAGCTGAGCAGCGGCATTGTGAGGAACAACAGCTTCTGGGACCTGCTGCTCTTCAACAGGATCCAG GCCAGTCTGGGTGGAAACCTGAGGTTTATATTAACCGCGTCGGCACCCATCTCCCCCAGCGTGCTCACCTTCCTCCGGGCTGTGCTGGGCTGCTTG ATATTCGAAGGTTATGGGCAGACTGAGTGCACTGCCGGCTGCACCTTCTCCATGCCAGGAGACTGGACTGCAG GTCACGTCGGCGCCCCGCTGCCCTGTGCCTTGGTGAAAGTGGTGGATATCGAGGAGATGAACTACCTGGCATCAAACGGAGAGGGGGAG ATCTGTATTAAAGGGCCCAGCGTGTTTCAGGGCTATCTGAAGGATGCAGAGAAGACGTCCGAGGCGCTGGACTCACAGGGCTGGCTGCACACGGGGGACGTGGGGAAATGGTTACCG AACGGAGCCCTGAAGATCATCGACCGGAAGAAGCACATGTTCAAGCTGTCGCAGGGCGAGTACATCGCCCCCGAGAAGATCGAGAACGTGTACCTGCGCAGCGCGGCCCTGCTGCAGGTGTTTGTGCACGGAGACAGTCTGCAG TCTCATCTTATCGGAATAGTTGTTCCCGACCCAGAAGTGTTTACTGGCTGGGCCCAGGAAAAGGGAATTGTGGGATCGTACGATGAGCTCTGCAGGAATCAG GAGGTGAAGAAGGCAATCCTGGAAGACCTGACAAGACTCGGGAAGGAAGCCGGGCTCAAGTCCTTCGAACAG gtGAAAGATCTTTACGTTCATCCAGAAATGTTCAGCATCTGCAACGGGCTCCTCACCCCGACCATGAAAGCCAGACGGGCCGACATCCGGAAGCGGTTCCAGGGTCAGATCAGCAGGCTGTACTCCAAGTCTGCCTTTTAA